GGCGCTGAAGATCTTGGTCGGCTTTTCCATGCGCGCCGCGAAGCCGGGCTTGCGCGAGGCCACGAACATGCCGATGACCACCGGCACCAGCACGATGGCAATCACCTCCACCAGCTTGCGCGTCTGCAGCGGCACCACCTGGCCGCCTTGCGCAAAATGCCCGATGGCCCAATTGGCGATGAGCGGCAACGTGACGATCGACAGCAGCGTGTTCACGGCCGTGAGCGAGATGTTCATGGCCACGTTGCCGCCGAACAGGTGCGAGAACAGGTTCGCCGAAATGCCGCCCGGCGAAGCCGCGAGCAGCATGAGCCCGATGGCGAACACCGGCGACAGCCCGAAGCCCACGATGATGGCGTAGCAGGCCAGCGGAAGGCCGACGACCTGCAGCGTGAGCGCAATGGTCACCGCCTTGGGGTGCTTGAAAAGCCGCCGGAAGTCGTCCAGCGAGAGCGAAAGCCCGAGCCCGAACATCACCAGCGCCAGTGCGCCGAACAGAAAGCGGGTCACGATGAGCGTAGCGTCCATGCCTTGTTGTCTCCTCTTTGTGCTTCTTCTAAAAAAATGGCTGCCGGCACCTGTCGCGCAGGCACCGGCAGCCGTGCAAACCGGAATCGGCGCGTGTTCTTATTGCTTGTAGCTGTCGTCGATGCGGTCGAGCTTGCGGATCAGCGACGGCCAGACGAACTGCCCGCCCAGGCCGCCTGTCTGGACCTTCATCGCCTGGCCCACGCCTTCGACGATTTTCGGGTTCACCTGCGTGAGTTCGCTGCCGCCCGACTGCGCCGCAATCTGGATCTGGCAGGTGTTCTCGAAGGTGTACATCGAAAGGAAGGCGTCTGCAATGGTCTTGCCGCAGGTCAAGAGGCCGTGGTTGCGCAGCATCAGGAAGTTGGCGTGGCCCATGTCGGCCTGCAGGCGCGGCTTTTCGTCGTCGCGGAAGGCCACGCCTTCGTAGTCGTGGTAAGCCAGCGAGGCCAGCACGAAGGTCGATTGCTGGCTGATGGGCAGCACGCCATTTTTCTGCGCGCTCACGGCGATGCCGGCCCTGGTATGGGTGTGCAGCACGCACTGGATGTCTTCGCGCGCGGCATGCACGGCGCTGTGGATCACGAAGCCGGCCGGGTTCACGGGGTAGGGCGAGTCGATCATCTTGTTGCACTGCTGGTCGACCTTGACCAGGCTCGACGCGGTGATCTCGTCGAACATCAGGCCGTAGGGGTTGATCAGGAAGTGGTGCTCGGGGCCGGGAATGCGCGCGCTGATGTGCGTGAACACCAGGTCGCTCCATCCGTAGAGCGCTACGAGGCGATAGCAGGCTGCGAGGTCGATGCGCAGTTGCCACTCTTCGGCGGAGACGAGTTTCTGAATTTCGGATTGGGAGTTGGCGTTCATGGTGGTGTTTCCTTTGTCTGGGGTCAGGCGGTGGCCGGTTCTTTCAGCACCGTCTTGTAGATGCTGTGCTTGGGTTGCGCCATCAGACGACGCAGCATGGGCTCGAATTCGCTGATCGGCAAGGTCTCGGCTTTCGGGTCGAAGGCGGGGTTGTCGTAGAGCGCGCAGAACTCGGCCGTGCGCTCGTAGTGCGGGTGGTCCTTGAAGTTGTCGCGCATGTCGCGGTCCAGCCCGATGTGGTGAAAGAAGTAGTGGCCCTGGAAGATGCCATGGTGCTGCACCATCCAGTGGTTGGCCTCGCTCACGAAGGGCTTGAGGATGGCGGCCGCGATGTCGGGATGGTTGAAGCTGCCGAGCGTGTCGCCGATGTCGTGCAAGAGCGCGCACACCACGTATTCCTCGTCGCGGCCGTCGCGCAGGGCCCGGGTGGCGGTCTGCAGCGAGTGGGTGTAGCGGTCGACCGGAAAGCCGCCGTAGTCGCCTTCGAGAATCTGCAGGTGCCTGACCACGCGCGCGGGCAGGCCGCCCGTGAACTGCATGAACTCGCCGCCGATCAGTTGCCAGTCTTCGCGCGTGCTCTCCTGCATGCTCTTGAAACTTGCCCGTTCGCTCATCGTATTTGTCTCCGTGTTCCTGGGGGATGGCGGCCACTGTAGACCCGGGCTTGACGTTCAACTGTCAAGAATTTGACAATGCAGGGCTCTGGTAAACCCCCGATGCCGCTGCCCAAACCGCGTCTTTCCGCCTCCCATCGCGCTGCGATGGAGCGCAACCCATGGTTCATGAGCATGCCGCGGGCACAGCGCGAAGCACTGCTGGGGGCGGGCGAACTCATCCATGTCCGGCGCGGCGCGATGATGTTTCGCCAGGGCGACCCGATCCATGCCGCGGGCGGCGGCTTCTACGGCCTGCTGGCCGGCACGATCAAGATCTCGTCGCTGCGGCAAGACGGGCGCGAGGCCATCCTCGCGGTGCTCGAACCCGGCAACTGGTTCGGCGAGATCACGCTGATCGACGGCTCGCCGCGCACGCACGACGCCACCGCGCTCGAGGCCCTGGACGTGCTCGTGGTGCCGCCCGAGGCGTTTGCCCAGCAGATGCGCGACGTGGTCTTTGCCAACGCCATTGCCGCCATGTTGGCCGCGCGGGTGCGCATGCTCTACGGCCTGACCGAAGATGCCACGCTGCGCAGCCTGCGCGCACGCGTGGCGCACCGCCTGCTGGTGCTGGCGCGCGGCGATGCCACCCAGTCGGTGCACTTGCGCCGCACGCTGATGCTGCCGCAGGAAGCGCTGGCCATGATGCTCGGCGTGACGCGCCAGACGCTCTCGAAAGAGCTCAATGCGCTGGCGGGCGAGGGCGTGATTGGGCTGGGCTACGGGCGCATCGAGCTGCTGTCGCTCGATGCGCTGCAGGCGCTGGTCAGCAGCGGATAGTTCAGCGCATTCAGCGCAACACCCGCCCGTCGGCCGAGATGCTGATCAGGTCGATGTTTCTCGACGGGTCGCGCAAACCGGGGCGCAGGTTGACGCGGAAGCCGCCCACGTCGTAGTCGGTCATCGCGGTCATCACGCGCTGCAGGCTCGCGGTGGTGAAGCCGCGGCCCGCGCGGCGCACCGCTTCGCCCACGACCTTGGCCGCGATGAAACCTTCGAGGCCTTCGTACGACGGCGTCTGGTCGGAGTTGTCGACGGCGGCGCGGTATTCCTTGACGATGGGAATGGCCGAGGGCCGGGGCGACGGCACCACCTGCGAGATCACGATGCCGCCGATGTCCTTGCCGAGCTCGGCATAGAGCGGGTCGATGCCCACGATCGAGAAGGCCATGAAGCTGCCGGTGTAGCCACTCTTGCGCAGCTTGCGGATCGCGTTGGCCGTGGTGCCCGAGAGCGACACCAGCACGATGGCCTGCGGCGTTTGCTGCTGCACCGTCTTCAGCGCCGCGTCGAGCTTGTCGCCACCGGCGGGAACCAGGGCGGTGGCCACCAGCGCGGGGACCTTGAGTTCGGCGATGGCCTGCTGCACGGCGGCCAGGCCGGCGCGCCCCATGGCGTCGTCGTCACCTACCAGCGCGATGCGCGTCTGCCCCACGGTCGCGCACTGGCGCACGATCTTCAGGGCCTCGTCGATCATGCCGGGGCGCACGTGAAACACGTTCGGGTGGGCCGCCTCGCGCAGCGAGTCGGAAGCGGCGAAAGGCGCGAACAGCAGGTTGCCCTGCTGCGCGGCCACGGCCGCTCCGGCATCGCTGCTCGCGGTGCCCACGAAGCCGAACAGCATGTCGGCCTTGTCGGCGCCGAGCAGGGTGCGGGCATTGGCGGTGGCACGGGCGGCGTCGTAGCCGTCGTCGAGCTGCAGCAGCTTGAGCTGGAGGCCGCTGGCCGCATTGCGCTCGTTGAAGTCGCTCACGGCCAGCCGGCTCCCGGCCGCGAAGGCCAGGCCGATTTCGCCGGCCGCGCCGGTCAGTGGGACCGACTGGCCCAGCAGCACGACCCGGGCGCCCGCGGCCGCCTTGGTGGATTGCGAGAGAGCCGGAAGAGAAACGCCGCTGCCCAGCAGCAGTGCGCCGCACGCCTTGCCCAGTAGGGTTCTTCGAGAGCTGTTCATATGCCACCCCTTTGTTCACATTAGTAAAAAAGTGTAGCAATTTCGGTGCCCGCAGGGAAGAGAAACCCGAACGCCTGGAAGCCAGGTGCGGAACGCAACCGGAACGAAGCTCCAGCGAATCGCTGACGCTTGCCTTCGCGGTTCGCTGATGGGACGGGCGCATCCGAACCGCATTGCGGCCGCTGGCCCTCAGTCTCCCTTGATACCTTGCACGCGGATCAACTCCGCCCAGCGTGTGTATTCGCTGCGAATCAGGCGGCCGAGCACGTCGGGCGCGCCGCCCGCCGGGGTGATGCCCATGGCGACCATCCTGTCGCGCACCGCCGGTTGATTCAGCGCGCTGTTGAATGCGGTGTTGAGTCGCCGGATCGCCGGCTCAGGCGTGCCCGCCGGGGCCGCGAAGGCGTACCACGGCTCGATGACGAAGCCGGCAAAACCCAGTTCTTCCATCGTCGGAACGTCCGGCAGGTTGACCGAGCGCGTCTTGCCCGTCACCGCCAGCGCACGCACCTTGCCCTGCTTGATGAAGGGCAGGATGGAAGGCTCGTTGTCGAAGAACACCGGGACCTGGCCGCCGATGAGGTCGGTGATGGCAGGCCCCGATCCCTTGTAGGGCACATGGGTCATCTCGATGCCCGCCATCTTCTTGAGCAGCTCGGCGGCGAGGTGGTTGGACGCGCCCACGCCCGAAGACGCGTAGGCCAGGGGCTGGCGCCTGGCCCGGTCTACCAGGTCCTTCACGCTGCGGATGCCCGCTTCGTTGTTGACGGCGAGCACATTGATCGATGCGCCCAGCAGGATCACCGGCGCCATGTCCTTGAACAGGTCGTAGCCGACGTTCTTGTACAGGCTCGAATTGATGGCGCAGCTGCCGATGCTGCACTGGACCAGCGTGTAGCCGTCGGCCCGCGCCTTCAGCGCCGACGCCGTTCCCACGCTGCCGGCGGCTCCGGCACGGTTATCGACGATGACGGGCTGCCCCAGCTCCGCTGAGACCGCATTGGCAAGCAGGCGCCCGACCACGTCGGCGCTGCCACCGGGTGGAACCGGGATGACCAGCTTCACCGGGTGGGCTGGATAAGTCTGTGCGGCAACAGGCCAGCCCGCAGCAGCGGCGAGGCCGAACAGAAGGGCGGCGAAGAAGCGGCGTTCCATGCTATTTCCAGCCGTCGACCAGCCGCTTGAGTTGCGCCAGGTCCGCTTCCGGCAGCGGCCAGGTGCTGGGCGGCCGGGCCGCGCCGCAGTCTCGCCCGGCGTATTGCAGCGCCGCTTTCACCACGCTCACGTTCGAGCCGTTGCGCTCATGCGTGCGCAATTCCTCGAAGGCCGCGATGCCGCCGATCAATTCCATCGCCAGCTGGTGGTCCCCCTTCGCCAGCGCGGCGTGGATGCGCACGGACAGGTCGGGCCGCACGTTGATCAGCCCCGAGGTGAAGCCGCGGGCGCCCACCGCATACATCGGCGGGGCCCAGGGCTCGGCCAGTCCGCACACCCAGGCCAGGCCGCGATCGGCGACCTGCGCCATGGCCTGCACCAGGCGCAAGGGCGTGGGCGACGCCCATTTCACGCCGATGACCTGCGGAATTCGGCACAGGGCTTCGATCACCGGCAGGCCGATCGCGTCGTCGCGCAGATAGAGCACGACGGGCAGGCCGTCCGCCGCGTCGGCAACCCGGCGCACATACGTGACCACGCCGCTGGGCGCGACGAAGGGGTCGGTCAGCTGATGCACCATCAGGGCGGCGGCACCTGCCTTGCGCGAGGCGCGCGCCAGGGCGCAGGCGTCGTGGACGCTGCGCCCCACGCCACCCAGCAAGGGCACGCGGCCACGGACATGTTCCGCCGCCGCATGCACCATGCGCTCGGCCTCCGCCATGGTCAGGCCGAAGAACTCGCTGGTGTTGCCGTTGGCCACCAGCACATGGACGCCGGCCTCGATGGCGCGGTCGACGACGGGCCCCAGGCGGTCGGGCGCGATGCGGTCCGCATCGTCGAAGGGCGTCACCAGGATGCCCGAGATGCCGTCCAGGGCGGTCCTGAGGGGAGTTTTCGGTTCAGTCATGTGGTCGGTCTCGTGTGGTTGCGCGGGTGTTGTCGTTGGCCTGCCTGGGCAGAGAAGAGACGGACAGGCGCAGGCTGCATGCCATCGCCTCGCCGGGCGCGAGCACGCGCCAGCCGGTGTCGGCGCGCGCCGCAGTCAGGTTGGCGGCGTCCGCGACATGCGAGACCGGTTCCACGCAGAAGTACGCGCCCGGACCTGGCCGATGCAATACCAGGTGCTGCAGCGCGGCGCTGGCCAGCAGTTCGATGGCGGGGCCATCGGCCGCCGCCATCCGCGCTTGTCCGTTCCACCCGCCGTAGTAGCGGGTGCATTCGACATCGGGCAAGGCGTTCGCCGACGCGTAGTCGTCCGCCGGACCGATCGGCACCGGCGTGCTCGCGAGGAATTCGGCGTCCGCCGGCCAGACGGTTCGCGCATCGAACTGCAGGCTGTGCGCGAAGCGGGCCGGGAAGTAGGGATGAAAGCCGCAGCCGCCCGGCATCGGCTCTCGGTCGTCGTTGATGACCCGCAGGCTCAGCGTGATGCCTGCGGCGTCGAGCGCCACCGCCTGCTTGGCCCGAAAGGCCCATGGCCAGCCGTGATCCCCCGGCCCATGCACATAGGTCATGGTGGCGCGATCAGCTGCGTGTTGCTCCAGGCGCCATGGACGCTGCTGGCTGACGCCGTGCAGCGCGTGCCGTTCCCCCGGATGAAGCGGCAACTGCACCTTGCCCTGCGTGCCCGCGATGCGCCCATCGCGGATGCGGTTCGAGAACGGAACCAGGGGATAGCAGCCGGCCTTGGGCCACTGGGTGGATTCGAAGCCGCCGGCGCGGACGGCGTCGCCGAGCGGCACCAGCCAGTCGATTCGTTCGCCCGCGGTGGCGCGGGAGCTGAGGCCGGTGACGCGTCCGCCGGCAGCCGGTGCCAGCGTTGCCGTCAGCGCTGCGCTGCGCAGCGTGGTTTCGGGCGTCACGTTCAGATGCATCGCCATCCGCTCACGACTTCGAACTGCGGATGGTGACGTCAGACCGCTGCAGCAGCGCCGGCGACAGCGCCAGGCCCAGGCCCGCGCCGGGCGGAACCGTCGCATGGCCGGCGCGGACATCGGGCAGCTGCGTCACGAGCTCGCGATACCAGCCTCCCAGGTAGGCGCGCACCACTTCCTGCAGCACCACGTTGGTCGTGCTCATCGCCAGGTGGAGCGACGCCGCGAGCACGACCGGGCCGGTGCAGTCATGCGGCGCGACCGGTTTGTGAAAGGCCTTCGCGAGGGCCGCGATCTTTCTGGCTTCGGAAAGACCCCCGACCCAGCCCAGGTCCAGCATCACATAGTCCACCGCATTGTTCTTGAGCAGCTGGATGAATGGCTGGACGGTGGCCAGCGTCTCGCTGCCGCAGACCGGAATGCGCGTGCGCGAACGGAATTCGGCGATTGTGTCCAGGTTGGACATCTGGACCGGGTCCTCGATCCAGTAAGGCTTGAACTCCTCGAGCGCCTGCGCGATCCGCACGGCCATCGGCAGGTTCCACATCGAATGGAGCTCCACCATGATGTCCATCTCGTCGCCGACAGCGCGCCGGATTTCCCGGAATGGCGCGAGCGCGGTGTCCAGGTCGCGGGCCGAAATCGACTGCCCGCCGCTGGCCTGGGCGAAGGGATCGAAGGGCCAGATCTTCATCGCCTTGTAGCCCTCGGACAGCAGGCTTTCGGCCAACGCCGCGGGGCGCTTGACGAATGCAACCTGGTCCTCGTAAGGCCCTTCGGGCGCGACGTCGGCGCTGGCCTGCGTCACCGAGCGACGCTGCGGGGCCTTGTTGTAGGTGTAGCCCGCGCAGGTGTTGTAGACCGGAACGCGTTCGCGCACGGCGCCGCCGAGCAACTGGTAGAGCGGCTGTTGCGTGACCTGGCCGAACAGATCCCACAGCGCGATGTCGACCGCCGAAGCGGCGCGCGTTTCGGCGCCGCTGCTGGCAAAGCCGACATAGCCGTACAGCAGGTGCTGGCTGTGGGCTTCGATGGCGAGCGGATCCTTTCCCAGCAGGTAGGGTGCGACCAGCTCGTGGATCTGCGCCTGCACGGCCTGCGCGCCACGAAAGGTTTCCCCCAGGCCCACCAGGCCGGTGTCGGTATGGATCTGCACCCACAGGATGTTCGGATAGGCCGCCGCGTGGACCGTATCGACTTGCGTGATCTTCATGGGGCTCGGCCTCAGGCCGTCTTTGGATGTTCCTTGACGCGGCTGACCAGCTGCGTCGGGTTGACGAATTGCAGCGCGATCAGCAGCCAGGCCAGCGTGACCGCCATGTAGACCATTGCCATGGCATCGACCGACTGCGGCGCACGAACGCCCGCCGCAAACACTGCGTAGTACAGGGCCACCACCAGCGTCTGCGAATCCGGGCCGGCCGTCAGGAAGGTCAGCTCGAACATGCCGATGGTGCGCACCAGCACCAGCAGGGAGGCCGCCAGAATGCCCGGCGCCAGCAGCGGCAACAGCACGTGCCAGAACAGCTTGAAGGTGTTGGCACCGAACACGCGCGCGGCGGATTCGAGGTTGACATCGATCTGTTCGATGAACGGTGTCATCACCAGGATCATGAACGGCACGGCCGGAATCATGTTCGCCAGGATCACGCCGAAGATGGTGCCCGCGATGTGCGCCTGGTACATCACGGTCGCCAGCGGAATGCCGTAGGTGATCGGCGGGATCATCAGCGGCAGCAGGAACAGCCCCATCAGCAGGTTCTTGCCGCGGAAGTCGCGCCGCGCCAGCGCGTAGGCCGCCGGCACGCCGATCAGGATCGACAGGAACACGACGGCGGCGACCACCTCGATCGTGACCCACAGCACGCTGTCGAGCTGGAACTCCTTCCAGGCGGTCTGGTACCAGTTGAACGTGTAGCCATCGGGCAGCCAGGTGCCGAGCCAGCGGCGGGCCACCGAGCTGGTGCCGACCGCGGCCACCATGAGTGCGACATTGACGATGAAGAAGCCCATCACCAGTGCAACCAGCGACTTCCAGAGTTTCATCAGCAGGCGGTGCGTATCCATGGTCAACCTTTGCCGCCGGAGACGGGGCCCCGATAGAACATTCCGCGCGCGCCCAGGACCGCGGCAACGACGATCAGCTGCACCACGCCCATCAGCATCGCGACGGCCGAAGCCATCGAATAGTCGTAGCGCTCGAAGGCGGCCTCATACGCCGCGATCGAGATCACTCGGGTGGCACCGGCCGGCGATCCGAGCAGGACCGCTGACGGAAACACCGAGAAGGCCTGCACGAACGACAGCGCGAAGGCCATCGCCAGCCCCGGGACCAGCAGCGGCAGATAGATATGCCGGAACTGGTTCCACGGCGTTGCGCCCAGGGTCGAGGCGGCGCGTGGCAGGTTGGGGTCGATGCCGGTGATGTACGACAGCGTGAGCAGGAACGCGAACGGGAAGCCCGAAATGATCAGCGAAATCAGCACGCCCCAGTAGTTGTGCGTCAGCCGGATCGGGCCTTCGTAGACGTGCAGCCATTGGAGCGACTGCGACAGCCAGCCCTTCGGGCCGAAGTAGCCGAGCATGCCCTCGGCGATCAGGACGGTGCCCAGCGTCAACGGAATGACCAGCAAGGTGGTGATCAATTTCTGGAAGCGGCTGCTGCGGCGCATCTGATAGGCGATCGGCAGCGCCACGCCGACGTTGATCACGGTGGCGGGAATGGCCAGCTTGAGCGTGGTCCACACCGTGTCGCGCAGGTTGTCGGTGGTGAAGAACTGCGTGTAGTTCGCCAGCCAGTTGCCTTCCATCGGACGGAACGACAGCTGCAAGCCGTAGAGAAACGGATAGACGAACAGCACCACCATGAACAGCGTCGCCGGCACCAGCAGCAGCAGGGACCGGTCGAACGAAGACGGGCTGGCGCTGGTCACTGGAGTACCTTCGCCTTCGGCTGCGGTGCTATTCGCCTTCGGAACGGCCGTGCGGCTCATGGCACCGTGCCCGTGGCTGCATCGACGGGATAGGCCAGCGCCTTGTCCGGCGCAATGGCCAGCGTGACCGGATCGCCGACTCGCAGGCGCGCCGTCGTGCGCACGATCAGCTTGAGCCCGCCGGCCACCTCGACGTCGACGATGTTGTCGTGGCCGCAGTATTCGACATTGAGCACCCGGGCGGCGAAGCTGTTGTCCACCGGTGAAGAGACGACGTCGATTTCCTCGGGCCGGATAGCGAGCATCGCCTTGCCGCCCGCGAGTGGCTGCATCGCGCGCGCGGTGAGCGCCAGGCCGCTGCCGGCGAGTTGCACCGACGCGCCGCCCTCCGAGCGCACGTTCAGCTCCACCAGGTTGCGATAGCCCATGAAGCGGGCCACGTCCAGGTTGGCCGGCTCCGCGTAGATGCGCTGTGGTTCGGCAATCTGCTGTGACACGCCGTCCTTCATGACGACCACGCGATCGGCCAGCGACAGCGCCTCATCCTGGTCGTGGGTGACGTAGATCGTCGATCGTCCCAGTTCGCGGTGAATGCGGCGGATTTCGGCGCGCATCTCCAGCCGCAACTTGGCGTCGAGATTCGACAAGGGCTCGTCCATCAACACCAGGGGCGGCTCGATGACGATCGCCCGGGCGATCGCGACCCGCTGCTGCTGTCCGCCGGACAACTGGCCGGGCAGCTTGTGCGCCTGCGAGTTCAGCTGCACCAGGTCCAGCGCCCGCTTCACGCGCTGCGCCGACTCGGCGGCCGGCACGCCGCGCATCGCGAGCCCGAACGCGACATTGCGCGCCACGCTCATGTGCGGAAAGAGTGCGTAGTTCTGAAAGACCATGCCAAAGCCCCGCTTTTCAGGCGGCAGCACATCGATGCGCGTGTCGTCGAGCCAGATGCTTCCATCCGTCAAGGGCAGCAGCCCGGCCAGGCAATTGAGGGCCGTCGACTTGCCGCAGCCCGAAGGTCCAAGCAGCGCGATGAACTCGCCGCGCTTGACCGTCATGGTCAAGGCATTGAGCGCGGTGAAGCTCTGCACGCCCTTGCCCGCGGCAAAGCGGCGCGTGACGCCATCGAGGCGCAGCTCGGAAAAGTCTGAAGTCATGGAGACGCAATCCTAGGAAAAGAAGCAGCCCGCAAGCGCCCGCATGGGCGCATGCAGCATCGGTCGGGCGCGGCGCAGTGCGGGCCGCGAATCACTTGGTCTTGCGGGTGCCGATGTCCTGGTCCCAGCGGCGGAATGCATCGACCATGGCCTTGGTCTCGAGCGGCACGGCATGGGGGAACTGGGCCAGCCACTGGTCGTACTCAGGCCGTCCGAACTCCTTGATCACGTCCTGGCTCTCCTTGGGC
The Variovorax paradoxus genome window above contains:
- a CDS encoding bile acid:sodium symporter family protein; the encoded protein is MDATLIVTRFLFGALALVMFGLGLSLSLDDFRRLFKHPKAVTIALTLQVVGLPLACYAIIVGFGLSPVFAIGLMLLAASPGGISANLFSHLFGGNVAMNISLTAVNTLLSIVTLPLIANWAIGHFAQGGQVVPLQTRKLVEVIAIVLVPVVIGMFVASRKPGFAARMEKPTKIFSAVVLAVVIVLAIANEWKTITATFAEIGLPVLLFNLLSLLAGYYLSRAAGLDKPLATAISYEIGIHNSTLAIFIAVSVLGSFQLALPAAIYSVVMYITAPLFGWLLLRKRQPAAMPAR
- a CDS encoding class II aldolase/adducin family protein; this translates as MNANSQSEIQKLVSAEEWQLRIDLAACYRLVALYGWSDLVFTHISARIPGPEHHFLINPYGLMFDEITASSLVKVDQQCNKMIDSPYPVNPAGFVIHSAVHAAREDIQCVLHTHTRAGIAVSAQKNGVLPISQQSTFVLASLAYHDYEGVAFRDDEKPRLQADMGHANFLMLRNHGLLTCGKTIADAFLSMYTFENTCQIQIAAQSGGSELTQVNPKIVEGVGQAMKVQTGGLGGQFVWPSLIRKLDRIDDSYKQ
- a CDS encoding HD domain-containing protein codes for the protein MSERASFKSMQESTREDWQLIGGEFMQFTGGLPARVVRHLQILEGDYGGFPVDRYTHSLQTATRALRDGRDEEYVVCALLHDIGDTLGSFNHPDIAAAILKPFVSEANHWMVQHHGIFQGHYFFHHIGLDRDMRDNFKDHPHYERTAEFCALYDNPAFDPKAETLPISEFEPMLRRLMAQPKHSIYKTVLKEPATA
- a CDS encoding Crp/Fnr family transcriptional regulator, whose protein sequence is MPLPKPRLSASHRAAMERNPWFMSMPRAQREALLGAGELIHVRRGAMMFRQGDPIHAAGGGFYGLLAGTIKISSLRQDGREAILAVLEPGNWFGEITLIDGSPRTHDATALEALDVLVVPPEAFAQQMRDVVFANAIAAMLAARVRMLYGLTEDATLRSLRARVAHRLLVLARGDATQSVHLRRTLMLPQEALAMMLGVTRQTLSKELNALAGEGVIGLGYGRIELLSLDALQALVSSG
- a CDS encoding ABC transporter substrate-binding protein; its protein translation is MNSSRRTLLGKACGALLLGSGVSLPALSQSTKAAAGARVVLLGQSVPLTGAAGEIGLAFAAGSRLAVSDFNERNAASGLQLKLLQLDDGYDAARATANARTLLGADKADMLFGFVGTASSDAGAAVAAQQGNLLFAPFAASDSLREAAHPNVFHVRPGMIDEALKIVRQCATVGQTRIALVGDDDAMGRAGLAAVQQAIAELKVPALVATALVPAGGDKLDAALKTVQQQTPQAIVLVSLSGTTANAIRKLRKSGYTGSFMAFSIVGIDPLYAELGKDIGGIVISQVVPSPRPSAIPIVKEYRAAVDNSDQTPSYEGLEGFIAAKVVGEAVRRAGRGFTTASLQRVMTAMTDYDVGGFRVNLRPGLRDPSRNIDLISISADGRVLR
- a CDS encoding Bug family tripartite tricarboxylate transporter substrate binding protein, whose product is MERRFFAALLFGLAAAAGWPVAAQTYPAHPVKLVIPVPPGGSADVVGRLLANAVSAELGQPVIVDNRAGAAGSVGTASALKARADGYTLVQCSIGSCAINSSLYKNVGYDLFKDMAPVILLGASINVLAVNNEAGIRSVKDLVDRARRQPLAYASSGVGASNHLAAELLKKMAGIEMTHVPYKGSGPAITDLIGGQVPVFFDNEPSILPFIKQGKVRALAVTGKTRSVNLPDVPTMEELGFAGFVIEPWYAFAAPAGTPEPAIRRLNTAFNSALNQPAVRDRMVAMGITPAGGAPDVLGRLIRSEYTRWAELIRVQGIKGD
- a CDS encoding dihydrodipicolinate synthase family protein, producing the protein MTEPKTPLRTALDGISGILVTPFDDADRIAPDRLGPVVDRAIEAGVHVLVANGNTSEFFGLTMAEAERMVHAAAEHVRGRVPLLGGVGRSVHDACALARASRKAGAAALMVHQLTDPFVAPSGVVTYVRRVADAADGLPVVLYLRDDAIGLPVIEALCRIPQVIGVKWASPTPLRLVQAMAQVADRGLAWVCGLAEPWAPPMYAVGARGFTSGLINVRPDLSVRIHAALAKGDHQLAMELIGGIAAFEELRTHERNGSNVSVVKAALQYAGRDCGAARPPSTWPLPEADLAQLKRLVDGWK
- a CDS encoding aldose 1-epimerase, which translates into the protein MAMHLNVTPETTLRSAALTATLAPAAGGRVTGLSSRATAGERIDWLVPLGDAVRAGGFESTQWPKAGCYPLVPFSNRIRDGRIAGTQGKVQLPLHPGERHALHGVSQQRPWRLEQHAADRATMTYVHGPGDHGWPWAFRAKQAVALDAAGITLSLRVINDDREPMPGGCGFHPYFPARFAHSLQFDARTVWPADAEFLASTPVPIGPADDYASANALPDVECTRYYGGWNGQARMAAADGPAIELLASAALQHLVLHRPGPGAYFCVEPVSHVADAANLTAARADTGWRVLAPGEAMACSLRLSVSSLPRQANDNTRATTRDRPHD
- a CDS encoding mandelate racemase/muconate lactonizing enzyme family protein, which codes for MKITQVDTVHAAAYPNILWVQIHTDTGLVGLGETFRGAQAVQAQIHELVAPYLLGKDPLAIEAHSQHLLYGYVGFASSGAETRAASAVDIALWDLFGQVTQQPLYQLLGGAVRERVPVYNTCAGYTYNKAPQRRSVTQASADVAPEGPYEDQVAFVKRPAALAESLLSEGYKAMKIWPFDPFAQASGGQSISARDLDTALAPFREIRRAVGDEMDIMVELHSMWNLPMAVRIAQALEEFKPYWIEDPVQMSNLDTIAEFRSRTRIPVCGSETLATVQPFIQLLKNNAVDYVMLDLGWVGGLSEARKIAALAKAFHKPVAPHDCTGPVVLAASLHLAMSTTNVVLQEVVRAYLGGWYRELVTQLPDVRAGHATVPPGAGLGLALSPALLQRSDVTIRSSKS
- a CDS encoding ABC transporter permease, with product MDTHRLLMKLWKSLVALVMGFFIVNVALMVAAVGTSSVARRWLGTWLPDGYTFNWYQTAWKEFQLDSVLWVTIEVVAAVVFLSILIGVPAAYALARRDFRGKNLLMGLFLLPLMIPPITYGIPLATVMYQAHIAGTIFGVILANMIPAVPFMILVMTPFIEQIDVNLESAARVFGANTFKLFWHVLLPLLAPGILAASLLVLVRTIGMFELTFLTAGPDSQTLVVALYYAVFAAGVRAPQSVDAMAMVYMAVTLAWLLIALQFVNPTQLVSRVKEHPKTA
- a CDS encoding ABC transporter permease — encoded protein: MSRTAVPKANSTAAEGEGTPVTSASPSSFDRSLLLLVPATLFMVVLFVYPFLYGLQLSFRPMEGNWLANYTQFFTTDNLRDTVWTTLKLAIPATVINVGVALPIAYQMRRSSRFQKLITTLLVIPLTLGTVLIAEGMLGYFGPKGWLSQSLQWLHVYEGPIRLTHNYWGVLISLIISGFPFAFLLTLSYITGIDPNLPRAASTLGATPWNQFRHIYLPLLVPGLAMAFALSFVQAFSVFPSAVLLGSPAGATRVISIAAYEAAFERYDYSMASAVAMLMGVVQLIVVAAVLGARGMFYRGPVSGGKG
- a CDS encoding ABC transporter ATP-binding protein is translated as MTSDFSELRLDGVTRRFAAGKGVQSFTALNALTMTVKRGEFIALLGPSGCGKSTALNCLAGLLPLTDGSIWLDDTRIDVLPPEKRGFGMVFQNYALFPHMSVARNVAFGLAMRGVPAAESAQRVKRALDLVQLNSQAHKLPGQLSGGQQQRVAIARAIVIEPPLVLMDEPLSNLDAKLRLEMRAEIRRIHRELGRSTIYVTHDQDEALSLADRVVVMKDGVSQQIAEPQRIYAEPANLDVARFMGYRNLVELNVRSEGGASVQLAGSGLALTARAMQPLAGGKAMLAIRPEEIDVVSSPVDNSFAARVLNVEYCGHDNIVDVEVAGGLKLIVRTTARLRVGDPVTLAIAPDKALAYPVDAATGTVP